The following proteins come from a genomic window of Solwaraspora sp. WMMA2065:
- the metH gene encoding methionine synthase, with protein MSHVSRAGDSERALRELLSQRIAVLDGAWGTMLQGAGLTPADYRGDRFVDHPRDVTGDPDLLNLTRPDVILDVHRQYLAAGADITTTNTFTATSIAQADYGLEAYVPEMNLRGAQLARQAADEFGGRFVAGSVGPLNVTLSLSPRVEDPAYRAVTFDRVKATYAEQLTALAEGGVDLLLIETIFDTLNAKAAIAAAREVVPQLPLWISVTIVDLSGRTLSGQTVEAFWRSVEHARPLVVGVNCSLGATEMRPHVAELARISDSYVASHPNAGLPNAFGGYDQTPDETGALVGEFVDSGMVNLVGGCCGTTPAHITRIAEAVAGKAPRQLPQPVRTSRFSGLEPFEIGPDTGFVMIGERTNVTGSAKFRRLIEAGDFQAAVDVALDQVRGGANLLDVNMDADLLDSEQAMVTFLNLIATEPEVARIPIMIDSSRWSVLEAGLKCVQGKAVVNSISLKEGEEVFLDQARKIRAYGAGVVVMAFDEQGQADTTERKVDICARAYDLLTGKAGFDPTDIIFDPNVLAVATGISEHNGYAKAFIDALPLIKQRCPGARTSGGISNLSFSFRGNDVVREAMHSAFLLHAVRAGLDMGIVNAGQLAVYQDIPADLLELVEDVLFDRRPDATDRLVTFAGTVSGSGTKRAVDLSWRDAPVADRLSHALVHGIVDFIEADTEEARQLAARPLEVIEGPLMDGMKVVGDLFGSGKMFLPQVVKSARVMKRSVAYLEPFLEAEKEQARQDAANVPDGQQEAAATAGEGGPGTVVLATVKGDVHDIGKNIVGVVLGCNNYRVIDLGVMVPAAKILDTAVAENADAVGLSGLITPSLDEMVTVAGEMQRRGLKLPLLIGGATTSRQHTAVRIAPAYDGSTVHVLDASRVVGVVSDLLSADRVERFDSDNRAEQDRLREQHTNRRQPLLTLAQARANAEPVSFDDLPVPAFTGVRYVEPRLDELRPMIDWQFLFLAWELKGKYPAILDQPVARELFDDANTMLDQIIADGSLRAHGVYGFWPAHSEGDDLVVAAGQADPPGGGTDNDRPVRIPMLRQQTTKPAGRPNRCLADYVAPAGDHLGGFAVAVHGAEELAAGYEAAQDDYRAIMVKALADRLAEAFAEHLHLRARRDWYEPDADPDVADLHAERFRGIRPALGYPASPDHSEKWQLFDLLGAGRAGIELTESGAMTPAASVSGLLFAHPASRYFTVGRIGRDQAEDYAARRGMPLAEVERWLRPNLGYETD; from the coding sequence ATGAGTCATGTGTCACGTGCCGGCGACAGCGAGCGGGCGCTGCGGGAGCTGCTGAGTCAGCGGATCGCGGTGCTCGACGGCGCCTGGGGCACCATGCTGCAGGGCGCCGGTCTCACCCCGGCCGACTATCGCGGCGACCGGTTCGTCGACCACCCCCGGGACGTCACCGGCGACCCGGACCTGCTCAACCTGACCCGCCCGGACGTCATCCTCGACGTACATCGGCAGTATCTCGCCGCTGGCGCGGACATCACCACCACCAACACGTTCACCGCGACCAGCATCGCCCAGGCCGACTACGGGCTGGAGGCGTACGTGCCGGAAATGAACCTGCGCGGCGCGCAGCTGGCCCGGCAGGCGGCCGACGAGTTCGGCGGCCGGTTCGTGGCCGGCTCGGTCGGCCCGCTCAACGTCACGCTGTCGCTGTCGCCCCGGGTGGAGGATCCGGCCTACCGCGCGGTCACCTTCGACCGGGTCAAGGCGACGTACGCCGAACAGCTGACGGCGCTCGCCGAGGGCGGCGTCGACCTGCTGCTCATCGAGACGATCTTCGACACGTTGAACGCGAAGGCGGCAATCGCGGCGGCCCGCGAAGTCGTGCCGCAGCTGCCGCTGTGGATCTCGGTGACCATCGTCGACCTGTCCGGACGAACCCTGTCCGGGCAGACCGTCGAGGCGTTCTGGCGCTCCGTCGAGCACGCCCGGCCGCTGGTCGTCGGAGTGAACTGCTCGCTCGGCGCGACCGAGATGCGCCCGCACGTGGCCGAGTTGGCCCGCATCTCGGACAGCTATGTCGCCTCCCACCCGAACGCCGGCCTGCCGAACGCGTTCGGCGGCTACGACCAGACCCCCGACGAGACGGGCGCGCTGGTCGGCGAGTTTGTCGACAGTGGGATGGTCAACCTGGTCGGCGGGTGCTGCGGCACCACACCGGCGCATATCACCCGGATCGCCGAGGCGGTCGCCGGGAAGGCACCGCGGCAGCTGCCGCAGCCGGTGCGGACCAGCCGGTTCAGCGGCCTGGAGCCGTTCGAGATCGGCCCGGACACCGGGTTCGTGATGATCGGCGAGCGGACCAACGTGACCGGTTCGGCGAAGTTCCGGCGGCTGATCGAGGCAGGCGACTTCCAGGCCGCCGTCGACGTGGCGCTGGACCAGGTCCGAGGCGGGGCGAACCTGCTCGACGTCAACATGGACGCCGACCTGCTCGACAGCGAGCAGGCGATGGTGACCTTCCTCAACCTGATCGCCACCGAGCCCGAGGTGGCCCGGATTCCGATCATGATCGACAGCTCGCGGTGGAGCGTGCTGGAGGCCGGCCTCAAGTGCGTACAGGGCAAGGCCGTGGTCAACTCGATCAGCCTCAAGGAGGGCGAGGAGGTCTTCCTCGACCAGGCCCGCAAGATCCGGGCGTACGGGGCCGGCGTGGTGGTGATGGCCTTCGACGAGCAGGGCCAGGCCGACACCACCGAACGCAAGGTCGACATCTGCGCCCGCGCGTACGACCTGCTCACCGGGAAGGCCGGCTTCGACCCGACCGACATCATCTTCGACCCGAACGTGCTGGCCGTCGCCACCGGCATCAGCGAACACAACGGGTACGCCAAGGCGTTCATCGACGCGCTGCCGCTGATCAAGCAGCGCTGCCCGGGTGCCCGCACCAGCGGTGGCATCTCCAACCTGTCGTTCTCGTTCCGCGGCAACGACGTGGTCCGCGAGGCGATGCACTCGGCGTTCCTACTGCACGCCGTACGGGCCGGGCTGGACATGGGCATCGTCAACGCCGGGCAGCTCGCCGTCTACCAGGACATCCCGGCCGACCTGCTGGAGCTGGTCGAGGACGTACTGTTCGACCGCCGTCCGGACGCCACCGACCGGCTGGTGACGTTCGCCGGCACCGTCTCCGGCTCCGGCACGAAGCGCGCCGTCGACCTGTCCTGGCGGGACGCCCCGGTCGCCGACCGGCTGTCGCACGCGCTGGTGCACGGCATCGTCGATTTCATCGAGGCCGACACCGAGGAGGCCCGCCAACTGGCGGCCCGGCCGCTCGAGGTGATCGAGGGGCCGTTGATGGACGGCATGAAGGTCGTCGGTGACCTGTTCGGATCGGGCAAGATGTTCCTGCCTCAGGTGGTCAAGAGCGCCCGGGTGATGAAACGGTCGGTGGCCTACCTGGAGCCGTTCCTGGAGGCGGAGAAGGAACAGGCCCGGCAGGACGCCGCGAACGTACCGGACGGGCAGCAGGAGGCCGCGGCGACCGCCGGCGAGGGCGGGCCGGGCACCGTGGTGCTGGCCACGGTCAAAGGCGACGTGCACGACATCGGCAAGAACATCGTCGGGGTGGTGCTGGGCTGCAACAACTACCGGGTGATCGACCTCGGAGTGATGGTGCCGGCCGCGAAGATCCTGGACACCGCGGTCGCCGAGAACGCCGACGCGGTCGGGCTGTCCGGCCTGATCACCCCGTCGCTGGACGAGATGGTCACGGTCGCCGGGGAGATGCAGCGGCGCGGGCTGAAACTGCCGCTGCTGATCGGCGGGGCCACCACCTCCCGGCAGCACACCGCAGTACGGATCGCACCGGCGTACGACGGCAGCACCGTGCACGTGCTCGACGCGTCCCGGGTGGTCGGGGTGGTCTCCGACCTGCTCAGCGCCGACCGGGTGGAGCGGTTCGACAGCGACAACCGGGCCGAGCAGGACCGGCTGCGCGAGCAGCACACCAACCGGCGGCAGCCGCTGCTCACCCTGGCCCAGGCCCGGGCCAACGCGGAGCCGGTGTCCTTCGACGATCTGCCGGTGCCGGCGTTCACCGGCGTACGGTACGTCGAGCCCCGCCTCGACGAGCTGCGGCCGATGATCGACTGGCAGTTCCTCTTCCTCGCCTGGGAGCTCAAGGGCAAGTACCCGGCGATCCTGGACCAGCCGGTCGCCCGCGAACTGTTCGACGACGCCAACACGATGCTCGACCAGATCATCGCCGACGGTTCGCTGCGGGCCCACGGCGTGTACGGCTTCTGGCCGGCCCATTCCGAGGGCGACGACCTGGTTGTCGCCGCCGGACAGGCCGACCCGCCGGGCGGCGGCACCGACAACGACCGGCCGGTACGGATCCCGATGCTGCGCCAGCAGACCACCAAACCCGCCGGGCGGCCGAACCGCTGCCTCGCCGACTACGTGGCACCGGCCGGGGACCATCTCGGTGGCTTCGCGGTGGCCGTGCACGGCGCGGAGGAGCTGGCCGCCGGATACGAGGCTGCCCAGGACGACTATCGGGCGATCATGGTGAAGGCGCTGGCGGACCGGCTGGCCGAGGCGTTCGCCGAACACCTGCATCTGCGGGCCCGACGGGACTGGTACGAACCGGACGCCGACCCGGATGTGGCCGACCTGCACGCCGAGCGGTTCCGCGGCATCCGGCCGGCGCTGGGCTACCCGGCCAGCCCGGACCACAGCGAAAAGTGGCAGCTGTTCGACCTGCTGGGCGCCGGGCGGGCCGGGATCGAGCTGACCGAGTCCGGGGCGATGACCCCGGCGGCCAGCGTCAGCGGCCTGCTCTTCGCCCACCCGGCGTCGCGGTACTTCACCGTCGGACGGATCGGCCGGGACCAGGCCGAGGACTACGCGGCCCGGCGTGGGATGCCGCTCGCCGAGGTGGAGCGCTGGCTGCGCCCCAACCTCGGCTACGAGACCGACTGA